One Pecten maximus chromosome 7, xPecMax1.1, whole genome shotgun sequence genomic window carries:
- the LOC117331794 gene encoding protein ATP6V1FNB-like yields MARNYPASTQIQKFLEESYNKERDSRLAWYFKKTDKSNSMAQSKQSEVARRQIQNAPKPAEDLLNKLPADRTPQRFNKKKSNFQDVPLRENISAEMLNVAMHPVTTNVRNKLYDGFTKEGKGRYQYLCDRYKESPEDKFQFPLLSSWEYGWRLGDVVKKSEIKKPPFGRTRIVADTFYTRTGIPGNPCVDV; encoded by the coding sequence ATGGCCCGAAATTATCCTGCGAGTACGCAGATACAGAAGTTTTTAGAAGAATCATACAACAAGGAGCGTGATTCAAGGCTGGCATGGTACTTTAAAAAGACAGACAAGTCTAATTCAATGGCACAGTCCAAACAGTCGGAGGTTGCCAGAAGACAAATCCAAAACGCACCGAAACCAGCTGAGGATTTATTGAACAAATTACCAGCAGACAGAACACCACAGCGATTTAACAAGAAAAAGTCAAATTTCCAAGATGTTCCTTTAAGAGAGAACATTTCAGCCGAAATGTTGAATGTTGCAATGCACCCAGTTACTACAAATGTAAGGAATAAGCTGTACGACGGATTCACGAAAGAAGGAAAAGGTCGGTACCAATATCTATGTGACAGGTACAAGGAGAGTCCTGAGGACAAATTCCAATTCCCTCTACTTAGTTCCTGGGAATATGGATGGCGGTTGGGAGATGTTGTAAAGAAAAGTGAAATTAAGAAACCCCCATTTGGACGTACAAGGATAGTAGCAGATACCTTTTACACAAGGACTGGCATTCCTGGCAACCCCTGTGTCGATGTGTGA